A stretch of the Nicotiana tabacum cultivar K326 chromosome 6, ASM71507v2, whole genome shotgun sequence genome encodes the following:
- the LOC107794591 gene encoding lipid phosphate phosphatase delta-like, with protein MESIPGWEVVFLCGIATWVVLSSIFNVTQKIRSLTQYWVSSYVVSGTPITLRIQKYQHKYLDALFSGLSCVVSVPFYTAFLPLLFWSGHCKLARQMTLLMAFCDYVGNCIKDVVCAPRPSSPPVRRITATEDEKENALEYGLPSSHTLNTVCLSGFLLQYILSYTENEDAIIGLAGFAVVCVFVFLIAVGRIYLGMHSLIDIIGGLAFGLAILAFWLSVHKYIDDFVVLGQNVSSFWAVLSFLLLFAYPTPEIPTPSFEFHTAFNGVALGIVIGVQQTYHQFHHESVPRIFTPDLSFPAFLGRMLVGYPTILLVKFCSKALAKWMLPILASALGIPVRSTSYVPSLSFSPSAKKSDEIKQAGYIQKLFFFSHQDSFDVDTGIRLLQYTGLAWSVVDLVPSLFSHLSL; from the exons ATGGAGAGCATCCCAGGGTGGGAGGTGGTGTTTTTGTGTGGAATTGCTACATGGGTTGTTTTGTCTTCAATATTTAATGTGACCCAAAAGATTAGATCTTTAACTCAATATTGGgtttctagttatgttgtttctggCACCCCCATTACTTTAAGGATCCAG aaATATCAGCACAAATATTTGGATGCCTTGTTTTCTGGTCTTTCTTGTGTTGTTTCTGTGCCTTTCTACACTGCTTTCCTTCCCTTGCTATTCTGG AGTGGACATTGCAAATTGGCTAGACAGATGACCCTTTTGATGGCCTTCTGTGATTATGTTGGTAACTGCATAAAG GATGTGGTATGTGCTCCTAGACCCAGTTCACCACCTGTTAGGAGAATAACGGCAACCGAAGATGAGAAAGAAAATGCTCTGGAATATGGACTTCCTTCTTCACACACCCTCAACACTGTCTGCTTGTCAGG GTTCCTTCTTCAGTACATCTTATCCTACACAGAAAATGAAGATGCCATTATTGGATTGGCAGGATTTGCAGTcgtttgtgtgtttgttttcttGATTGCAGTAG GAAGAATATACCTGGGAATGCACAGCTTGATTGACATCATTGGGGGTCTAGCTTTCGGATTGGCAATCCTGGCATTCTGGCTCTCTGTTCACAAATACATTGATGATTTCGTAGTCTTGGGGCAAAATG TTTCATCCTTCTGGGCTGTGCTTAGCTTCTTATTGCTCTTTGCTTACCCAACACCAGAGATACCAACTCCAAGTTTTGAGTTCCACACAGCCTTCAATGGTGTGGCATTGGGAATT GTAATTGGCGTCCAGCAGACATATCATCAGTTCCATCATGAGAGTGTTCCTCGTATCTTCACTCCCGATCTTTCCTTTCCTGcatttttgggaagaatgctAGTAGGATATCCGACTATACTCCTTGTGAAGTTCTGTAGCAAGGCTCTTGCCAAATGGATGCTTCCCATACTTGCCAGTGCGTTGGGTATCCCAGTGAGATCAACCAGCTACGTCCCATCACTAAGCTTTTCACCTTCCGCTAAAAAGTCAGATGAAATAAAGCAAGCAGGTTATATTCAAAAGCTATTCTTTTTCTCCCATCAGGACTCGTTTGACGTGGATACTGGTATAAGGCTTCTTCAGTACACTGGTCTTGCATGGTCTGTGGTGGATCTTGTGCCTTCTCTATTCTCTCACCTAAGCCTATGA